Within the Laspinema palackyanum D2c genome, the region CGGCGATCGACGGAAATCTTTAATCCATCAGGAGGACCAACCAGAATGAGACTTGATAGAACTGAGGATGCAGCCAATCGTGAGCATTAAGGTTTTAAAGGGAAAGAGCAATTGGGCGATCGCATTCGGGTCTGAATTCAATAGAAAAATTTAAGATTTCCGATTCTGAGCTAGAAACGGAAATCTTTTTGATTATTTAAGCAATCCGTTCTGTTCCAAGCGGGAATAGTCCCGTTGATAGAGAAAGGGCGATCGCCTTGCCACCGCACCCTCCCAGACAACAATCACAGCAGTCCCGCCCCCATTGTTAAAAAATTAGAAAAATTTAACCACAAATCCGTGACGAGCCTAGGATTGAAGCTACAGAGGTTGTCGCGAAACCTGCTTTTCAAAGTAAGCTTGAGTTTGATGTAACAACTGTTCTCGACTATCGCCAGCGGTTTGAGTCAGCGTCGGGACTAAATTCCGCGCTTGTAACGTCATGTGAAGCTGTAGGTGTGCCACATACTCACTGATATCTTCACGAACGATAGCAGAGTGGTGTTGATTCAGATTGTTAGCCAAAGTGTTCTCCTTACCTCAACTCGCGTCAAGTCCAATACCAATAAAAGTTACCATTACTTGCACAAAACGTCTAGTTTTGCAACAAAGCTTAACGTTAGGGACCCTTTCTGTAGCGTTGTGTAACGTTTTTATGACCACCCCGATCACCAGTCCGGTCCCTTGAGCATTCAAACCAGCATGAACCCCAGGGTGCAAGTGGGTCCTTCTCACCCATTGTTCCCGGAACCCGTAAAGACCCGAAAGATGTAAAAATCCCCAGAACTTGCTAAAACAAAAATAGGTGCAGCTTTCCTCAGACTCTGAATCTCAGAAAAACTGCCCTAATTTCCGGGTGCTGAAGAATGTAGCTAACAATCCAGCTATTGCCTGTACCTCATCGCTCCTTTAACCCTATAGCCGACTTGTTGGAGCTTTCCTCATGTTGTACTCCCCAGAGAATTTCGACCTGCTCAAGATATTTTTGGAACAGACTCCCCAGGCAATAGCGATGGTCGATCGCCAAATGCGATACTTGTTTGCCAGTCGCCAATGGTTGCGAGACTGCGGTTTCGACGATGGCGATGGCAACCCCCACTCCCCAGACTCCTCGGCAACCCAGACTCCGCCTCTCTCCGTTGAGTCGATTCTGGGTCGTTCTCATTATGAAATCCTGCCTCGGTTTACCGCAACCCAACCGACAACCGAGAACCCAGAGGAACCCGGAGATAGAGACTCCGCTATTTCCCTCGAATCCTGGAAAGAGGTCCAAGCGATTTGTTTGGCAGGGGGGGTACAATCCTGGGAGGAAGAGTTGAGCTCCGATGGCGATCGCCAATCCCGAGTCAAGTGGGAGGTGCATCCCTGGAAAACCGAGACGGGTGAAATCGGTGGATTGCTGCTGTTGAGAGCAGCGACAGGGAGGGCCCTAGGAAATGGAGACCCCTTAAATCAGTTCAGTCCCAAAGCATCCAGCAATTCCCATCGGCGATCGCGATCGGACGAAAGCGATTTGCGTCGCCAAAGTCAGATTCTCGTCGAACTCGCACGGAGTAAAACCCAGAATGAGGGGAATAAAGAGGCGGCGATCGCTGAAATTACCGAAGCTGCCGCCAATACCCTAGCTGTAGAACGAGTGGGAGTCTGGTTGTACGACAATAACCAGACTGAGATTACCTGTATCAATCTCTACGAACGCACCGAGCGCCTGCATTCCTCCGGAAGTCTGCTCCTGACTGCTCCCTATCCTCAATACTTCCAAGCTTTAGAAACCGAACGTGCCATTTCCGTCGATCATGCCATCACCGATCCCAGAACCCGAGATTTAGCCGATTCCTACCTCATCCCCCTAAGCATTACCTCCAAATTAGATGCACCCATTCGCATTGGCGGCAAAATCGTCGGGATTGTTTGCTGCGAACATCGCGGCATTCCCCGCCGGTGGAAATTGGGAGAACGGAACTTTGCGGCCTCCATCGCCGATTATACGGCCCTCGCCTTAGAAACCCACGATCGCATCAAAACTCAAACCGAACTTGAAACCGCCAACGACCAACTCCAAGCGGTTTTAGATGCCGTTCCCGGCAGCATTTCTTGGTTTAGTTCTGATTTAATTTATCTCGGAGTCAATGGCTATTTAGCGAAAACTTTTAATGCCAATCCCGAGACTTTTCTCGGGAAAAAAATCGGCTTTTTACAAGGGTCACCGAAGTTTAATCACCTGGTTCCGGAATTTTTTGAAAACCCAGCCAAAGAAGCACAGCATGAAATTGAGATGTCTGTTCGCGGGGTGAATCGGCACTTTTTGGTGGTGTCTCACAAATATCAACAGGGACAGGCGGCAGTCTTTATCGGATTTGATATTACCGATCGCAAAGCGGCGGAAGCGGCACTTCAAAAAGCCAACGAAGAACTCGAAACCCGTGTCGCCGAGCGCACGAAAGATTTAACGGAGGCGATCGACCAATTGCAATCGGAAATTCGCACTCGCAGCCTCCTAGAAGAAACCCGCGACGTTTTGGAATTTTCCATCAATAATGCAGCGGATTCGGTATTTTGGCTGACTCCTAATGGCCGCTTTTTCTACGTCAATGATGCCGCTTGCATCACGTTGAACTACTCCCGCAAAGAACTTTTATCCCTGAGTGTGCATGATATCAACCCCGATTTACCCGCCGAAGTCTGGCCCGAATACTGGGAGGAAATCAAAGAATTTGGATCGGTTCGTCTGGAATGCCATCATCGGACCAAGGATAATCAGAGTTTTCCGGTAGAAATTACCATTAATTATTTCCAAATTAAAGGGAAAGAATACAACTGTATTTTTGCTCGTGATATTACCGAAACCAAACGAGTTGAAACGGAATTGCAAAGAGCTAAAGCGACCGCAGAAGCCGCGAATTTGGCAAAAAGTGCATTTTTTGCCAATATGAGCCATGAATTGCGGACGCCCTTAACGACGATTATTAGCTATAGTGATTTATTGCAGGAAGACGCCAAGGAGTTAGGGGTAAGCAATCGAGCTTTCTTTGGAGATTTGCAGCAGATTAATAAGGCGGGGAAAGATTTGTTGGTGGCGATCGATGATATTTTGGATTATTCTAAGATTGAGTTGGGTCGGATGCAACTGGAAGTGGAGTGCTTCGAGGTGGGTGAGGCGATCGCCATGATTATGGCGGAAATTGAACATAAGCTGATTACGAATAATAATACCTTGACAATGGGAGGGGATGCCGAGTGGGGGATGATATGCACCGATCGCCATAAACTACAGCAGGTGTTATGGCACTTGCTCGATAATGCCACTAAGTTTACCGAAAACGGGGCGATCGCCTTAGAAATTACCCGAGAAGATACCCCAGATTTCCGGGTCTTAAATGCCGCATCCAAATTCAGTAAACCGGAACTAGAAGCCGCCGAAGAATGGATCGCCTTCCGAGTCCGAGACAACGGCATCGGCATCACACCGGAACAACTGCAAGAGCTATTTGAACCCTTTAGCCAAATCCATACCTCCGATATTCATCATACGGCGGGGACCGGATTAGGGTTAGCAGTGGCCCGGAGTTTATGCCAATTAATGGGAGGAGATTTATTCGTAGAAAGTAACCTCGGAGTGGGTTCTGCTTTCACCGTTTACCTCCCGGCAAATCTGCCCGGAAGTTCCTTGAATGCGGAGGAAATTAAACCAAAACTCACCCAAAATTTTCCCGAATCCCTTCCTCTGGAAGATGAAACCCAGTGGACCGAAGGAGACGGATGGGTATTTGATGATGAGTAATCTCAAATCCAGTTAATTGCTGTATCGGGTGCGTCAGATCATTAAATGAATGGAGTTAGGACAGAAGACTCTGACGCATCGGATTATTAACCCCTGAAACCATACAGATTAACCCTATACTGGGTGACTTTTTTATTTTAAGCCTTGAGACTTCAACCCATGGGCCCAACTCTTCAACAACCATGAATCTGAAACAGAAATTACAACAAAAACGCGCGGAAATATTAGCGATTGCAAACCGACATGGTGCATTTAATGTACGAATATTTGGGTCGGTTGCCCGAGGAGAAGAAACCGACGATAGCGATATAGATTTTTAAATTGACTACGATTTATCGAAGGTTTATCCTTGGTTTTTAGTGGAATTAATCGATGATTTAGAAAATTTATTAAATCGAAAAATTGATGTAGCAACAGTCAAGTGATTACATTATTTTATTAAAGAAAAGATTATCAACAAGGCCATAGAGTTATGAAGTAAAATCGAATTTATTTAATTCATATTCGAGATTGCTTGGCCCGAATTAAGTCTTATACTGATACTAAAAAAGATAGCTTTTATGAAGAAACAATGATTCAAGATGCAGTGGTGAGAAATCTTGAGGTGATGTGTGGATCCATCAAACAGTTACCGGATGAATGGAAAGCCTCAGAACCCGATACACCTTGGCATAGCATTGTTGGTTTTAGAAATAGACTAGCCCACGAGTATTTAAGCCTTGATTTAGAAATTATATGGGATATCATCGAAAATTACTTGCCTGGGTTAGAAATAGCTATGGAAAACCTCTCTAAAAGGTTTTGGGAAGGATGCACTAAGAGGGAACCGTTGTTGCTTGTCACCTAAAAAAATGGCAGTCTGGTCCTTGATATGGAAAACAGGTCATTAAAACACCCAGACAACCGGGTTATGAATTTATAAGTTTTTTAAATTATTAAAGTCCTGGCCTATTTTTTTAATCACTTTAATTTCATGAGGGATTCGTTCAACCAATCCTATCAAGTCCGGTTGATTAGCCCTAAAAAGCATCCTCGCTACAGGGAAGGGCGATACATTCCTTCAAGATAATGTGAGATAGTAAATAAGTGAGATTAATTTGGGAAACTGTTGAATTGAATGTCGGGGAAGTGAGTCGATCGCCCACCCTTGGTAACTCTTCTGTTGACGCCCGTTCCGATTACGCCCAGTCTGAGGAAAAGGCCCCCTCGGGACTCTAACCCACTGGGTTGAGGGTGATAGAGTTAGTAAACTGTATAAGATTTAACAGCGAAAAAGATGTTTTTGCGATCGCCGTCCTGCGGCTGAGACTGGAGTGCAAACATTGCCGCAGGATGCTCCACCCTGAACCTGAGCGCGGGGTCCATCTCAGTTGTCCAGAAAAAAGTTCCGATTGTCATCAAGCTGGGGCCCCTTGTCAGAAAGGCGATCGTTATTGCCCTGTCCCGATCACCTTGATTCTGATTCCCACCTCCTCGCCATCCCATCTCAGTTCATTGAGACTAGAGCGGAAAACCGATGGGGACTGACCCTCCGGTGTTGCTGACTTCTGAAGGGAAATCGCCCATTAGAAAGTTACCGGGTTAGGGCCTCAAACCTCTAGCTCCTTCTACATCTGCACCAAATAGATTTACCTCATAGAGATTCGCACCTTGGAAATTGGCCCGCCTCAAATCCGCACCATACAAATTGGCCTTACTCAGATCAGCAGCATTGAGGTTCGCATCTAAAAGGATGCTCCCGAGCAGATTGGCGGTACTTAAATTAGCTGCATTGAGATTCGCCGCAGACAGATTAGCCAGTTGAAAATTAGCACCTGTCATATCCGCACCTTTCAAGTCCGCTGTACTCAGGTTCGTACCACTGAGGTTGGCACCAATCAAGTTGGCATTGGTTAACACCGCACCCTGTAAGTCAATCCCACTCAAGTCTGCACCATTGAGATTACACCTCGGACAGACTTTAGTCATTCGCAACTGTTGGAGGTCAGTGGCATTGGGTTCTGCTCCCACTGGAATGGCTACAGATAGGGAAGTCAGTAGCATGACGGTCATGGCAATTACTTCTTTCATAGCACTCCCGCTATTAAGCAAGGTTTGGCAGTCGATAACCCGTTCGTTATTTAGCATACACAACCTGGTGAGTTTGGGTTGAAAAAGATCCATTCATAAATACAATGGCACTCAATTATCCACGATCCTTGATAGCTCAGATCATTATGTATCCTCTAACTCCATTTTTAAATCTTTGTTGTTGATGAAAAAAGGTGATTATCCTTCGAGAGTTTGACCGGGATCATCTGACCCTAGGAGGGACAGGGGATCGATACCATCCTCTTGAGGATCACGGTTTTCACAGGGCGATCGCTGCTGGGAGGACAGGCCCCAGGGAGGGCGATCGCACCCCAGTCCTAGCGAATGTTGCCGGGGAATTCCTTCCGAGAGGCAGATTGGGTGGGGTATGCCAGTCACGCACTTAAACGATTGAGTAGCCTGCCTTCAAGAGACTGATTCCCAGGGAATTATCTCGGGCGGTGATACTAGAGCGTTTTGTCTAGTTACCCAACTCGCCAGAGATACCCAACTGTCCGGAAATCATATCACTTACACCCTTCTGCATTCCCTGCATTTAGTCGTAAGTTTAATCGGATTGCCCTCTGCCTAGAGAGGGAACAAATAGAAAATTTTTACCTGAATTTGTGTCGGGGATTTGCCAATTCCGAAGCTAGGAGAGCCTGCCTGCAACGATCCGAACCCGGTTTATTTATGGCTCATCCTGATTATAAGTGATGGGAGAGAGAATCTCCGACAATTTATCCAACTTTGTTGAGCATTGAACATTGCCGATGAAGCGCTAACCGTTTGGGTGAATTCGTTGAGTCCACAAGCTGGGGTCATGAGTTTGGGGGTTAAATTTAGTTCAGGGTTGATCGAA harbors:
- a CDS encoding pentapeptide repeat-containing protein, whose product is MLNNERVIDCQTLLNSGSAMKEVIAMTVMLLTSLSVAIPVGAEPNATDLQQLRMTKVCPRCNLNGADLSGIDLQGAVLTNANLIGANLSGTNLSTADLKGADMTGANFQLANLSAANLNAANLSTANLLGSILLDANLNAADLSKANLYGADLRRANFQGANLYEVNLFGADVEGARGLRP
- a CDS encoding HepT-like ribonuclease domain-containing protein; amino-acid sequence: MARIKSYTDTKKDSFYEETMIQDAVVRNLEVMCGSIKQLPDEWKASEPDTPWHSIVGFRNRLAHEYLSLDLEIIWDIIENYLPGLEIAMENLSKRFWEGCTKREPLLLVT
- a CDS encoding ATP-binding protein; amino-acid sequence: MLYSPENFDLLKIFLEQTPQAIAMVDRQMRYLFASRQWLRDCGFDDGDGNPHSPDSSATQTPPLSVESILGRSHYEILPRFTATQPTTENPEEPGDRDSAISLESWKEVQAICLAGGVQSWEEELSSDGDRQSRVKWEVHPWKTETGEIGGLLLLRAATGRALGNGDPLNQFSPKASSNSHRRSRSDESDLRRQSQILVELARSKTQNEGNKEAAIAEITEAAANTLAVERVGVWLYDNNQTEITCINLYERTERLHSSGSLLLTAPYPQYFQALETERAISVDHAITDPRTRDLADSYLIPLSITSKLDAPIRIGGKIVGIVCCEHRGIPRRWKLGERNFAASIADYTALALETHDRIKTQTELETANDQLQAVLDAVPGSISWFSSDLIYLGVNGYLAKTFNANPETFLGKKIGFLQGSPKFNHLVPEFFENPAKEAQHEIEMSVRGVNRHFLVVSHKYQQGQAAVFIGFDITDRKAAEAALQKANEELETRVAERTKDLTEAIDQLQSEIRTRSLLEETRDVLEFSINNAADSVFWLTPNGRFFYVNDAACITLNYSRKELLSLSVHDINPDLPAEVWPEYWEEIKEFGSVRLECHHRTKDNQSFPVEITINYFQIKGKEYNCIFARDITETKRVETELQRAKATAEAANLAKSAFFANMSHELRTPLTTIISYSDLLQEDAKELGVSNRAFFGDLQQINKAGKDLLVAIDDILDYSKIELGRMQLEVECFEVGEAIAMIMAEIEHKLITNNNTLTMGGDAEWGMICTDRHKLQQVLWHLLDNATKFTENGAIALEITREDTPDFRVLNAASKFSKPELEAAEEWIAFRVRDNGIGITPEQLQELFEPFSQIHTSDIHHTAGTGLGLAVARSLCQLMGGDLFVESNLGVGSAFTVYLPANLPGSSLNAEEIKPKLTQNFPESLPLEDETQWTEGDGWVFDDE